The following coding sequences lie in one Cannabis sativa cultivar Pink pepper isolate KNU-18-1 chromosome 5, ASM2916894v1, whole genome shotgun sequence genomic window:
- the LOC115716048 gene encoding uncharacterized protein LOC115716048, whose amino-acid sequence MASEDERAGAEIVYGPEECQRRSIELLEELGFPKGVLPLQDLEECGRVKETGFVWMKQKAPYEHFFEKTNTRVSYAVEVTAYVEKFKMKKMSGVKSKQMFLWVPIVEMSIEDPAKKKIYFKTPMGIGKSFPATAFMTEEEKEKYLEEKKNKALMEA is encoded by the coding sequence ATGGCGAGCGAAGACGAGCGTGCGGGAGCGGAGATCGTGTACGGCCCGGAGGAGTGCCAGCGCAGATCAATTGAGCTTCTTGAGGAATTAGGGTTTCCAAAAGGGGTTCTTCCATTACAAGATTTGGAAGAATGTGGAAGAGTGAAAGAGACTGGTTTCGTTTGGATGAAACAGAAAGCACCGTACGAACACTTCTTTGAGAAGACTAATACTAGGGTTAGCTACGCGGTGGAGGTGACGGCGTATGTGGAGAAATTCaagatgaagaagatgagtGGGGTTAAGAGCAAGCAAatgtttttatgggttccgatTGTGGAGATGAGCATTGAAGATCCGGCCAAGAAGAAAATTTACTTCAAAACCCCAATGGGTATTGGGAAATCTTTTCCGGCGACGGCGTTCATGACGGAGGAGGAGAAAGAGAAGTACttggaggagaagaagaataaGGCTCTTATGGAAGCTTGA